In Sulfurovum riftiae, one DNA window encodes the following:
- a CDS encoding AAA family ATPase: MKATEQNSKTKRFEKKHIRIILSLSLLVVLLLAYAALRDGDTLITHKQANALYSKDKIEKVVIDGDYIHLKTADRGYKIYKDAINTAAFFSKYPVEVKEDKSYLFDLVLLAILIGSIFYLFRMMKINRLQQLKQIRGAREENAEIYEPVQALTSNVTFKDVAGIKDVKEELEEIIDFLREPQKYRELDIRLPKGVLLVGPPGVGKTLISKAVAGEAGVPFFYQSGASFVHIYVGMGAKRVSELFKKAKQMAPSIIFIDEIDAVGKSRGEFRNDEREATLNQLLTEMDGFEESSGVIVIGATNKIDVLDEALLRAGRFDRRIHISLPDLEERAKTLELYLVHKPNNVDIEEIARMTVGFNSAALDTLTNEAAIFAMREGRKVVENSDFEAVKEKVLLGKRKILSFTEEERRVQAVYQSAKAVVATWLDVEFEKIGIVTTRLLLQEHEILSRSKLINRIKVYLAGSIATKLHYNEQFTNASADIRQAKELVNKVIYTYAMSDNFIVTPLQEEELLRDTVSEVTALLKTLDQALSEVSEYLLQHENITQEKCKEILRELF; the protein is encoded by the coding sequence GTGAAAGCAACAGAGCAAAACTCTAAAACAAAACGTTTTGAGAAGAAACACATCAGGATCATTCTCTCTCTGAGCCTTTTGGTCGTTCTTCTGCTTGCCTATGCGGCGCTGCGTGACGGGGATACACTTATCACCCACAAGCAGGCCAATGCACTCTACAGCAAAGACAAGATCGAAAAAGTGGTCATTGACGGTGACTATATTCATCTTAAAACAGCGGACAGAGGCTATAAGATCTACAAGGATGCCATCAACACGGCTGCTTTCTTCAGCAAATATCCTGTGGAGGTGAAAGAGGACAAAAGCTATCTTTTCGATCTCGTACTTCTTGCCATACTCATCGGTTCCATTTTCTATCTTTTCCGGATGATGAAGATCAACCGTCTTCAGCAGCTCAAACAGATACGGGGTGCCAGGGAAGAGAATGCGGAGATATACGAACCTGTACAGGCACTGACCTCCAATGTGACCTTCAAAGATGTTGCCGGTATCAAAGATGTCAAAGAGGAACTTGAAGAGATCATCGATTTCCTTCGTGAGCCGCAGAAGTACAGAGAACTCGATATCCGTCTGCCCAAAGGTGTGCTTCTTGTCGGCCCTCCAGGTGTGGGAAAAACGCTCATTTCAAAGGCGGTCGCCGGTGAAGCAGGCGTACCGTTCTTCTACCAGAGCGGGGCTTCATTCGTGCATATCTATGTGGGTATGGGTGCCAAGCGTGTGAGTGAACTCTTCAAAAAAGCCAAGCAGATGGCACCGAGTATCATCTTTATCGACGAGATAGATGCCGTAGGCAAAAGCCGTGGAGAGTTCAGGAACGATGAACGCGAAGCGACACTCAACCAGCTCCTGACCGAAATGGACGGCTTTGAAGAGAGTTCCGGCGTTATCGTGATCGGGGCGACCAACAAGATAGATGTACTGGACGAAGCGCTGCTTAGAGCAGGGCGTTTTGACAGACGTATCCACATCTCTCTTCCCGACCTGGAGGAACGTGCCAAGACACTGGAGCTCTACCTTGTGCACAAACCCAACAATGTCGACATTGAAGAGATCGCCCGTATGACGGTCGGTTTCAATTCAGCAGCACTCGACACGCTTACCAACGAAGCAGCGATCTTTGCGATGAGAGAAGGACGAAAGGTCGTCGAGAACAGCGACTTCGAAGCTGTCAAAGAGAAAGTACTGCTGGGCAAACGCAAGATCCTGAGTTTCACCGAAGAGGAGCGCAGGGTACAGGCGGTCTATCAGAGTGCCAAAGCGGTCGTTGCCACCTGGCTGGATGTAGAGTTCGAGAAGATAGGCATCGTGACCACAAGACTGCTTCTTCAGGAGCATGAGATCCTCTCGCGTTCAAAACTCATCAACCGCATCAAGGTATACCTTGCCGGAAGTATTGCGACGAAACTGCACTACAATGAGCAGTTCACCAATGCCAGTGCAGATATCAGACAGGCCAAAGAACTGGTCAACAAGGTGATCTACACGTATGCGATGAGCGACAACTTCATCGTCACACCCCTCCAGGAAGAAGAGCTGCTACGAGATACGGTCTCCGAAGTGACCGCACTGCTCAAAACACTGGACCAGGCACTTTCAGAAGTCTCGGAGTATCTGCTTCAGCATGAGAATATTACTCAGGAGAAGTGCAAAGAGATCCTCAGAGAGCTCTTTTAG
- the mtaB gene encoding tRNA (N(6)-L-threonylcarbamoyladenosine(37)-C(2))-methylthiotransferase MtaB, with the protein MNSKKVYFKTFGCRTNQFDTQVMMSKLKEFELSQDDTQSDIIVVNSCTVTNGADSSVRNYISSIKRRNPKAKVILAGCGSHSKGEALFEDQKVFGVMGHSEKENINEILKKETRFYEIGDLEHIDSTIVEEFVGKSRAFIKIQEGCDFRCSYCIIPAVRGDARSHREETILAQIGKLAANGFGEFILTGTNVGSYGQDHDTSMAKLLKKMSMIRGVRRIRIGSLEPIQIDDEFMELLSEPWMAKHLHIALQHTSDKMLELMNRRNRFDSDLELFHRIAQKGYALGTDYIVGHPGEDETAWQEAIARVKELPLTHVHAFSYSKRDNTASAMMKPEVRGNIAKERHRELTEIVKAKNFLFRREHNSNLEVLLESGKEGIYSGFDQYFNRVEVQSDEDLSANWVLLNQVEVGRESNRAKL; encoded by the coding sequence ATGAACAGTAAAAAAGTCTACTTCAAAACCTTTGGGTGCCGTACGAACCAGTTCGACACCCAGGTGATGATGTCCAAACTCAAAGAGTTCGAGCTTTCACAGGACGATACACAAAGCGATATCATCGTGGTGAACTCCTGTACGGTCACCAACGGAGCGGACTCTTCGGTCCGTAACTACATCTCCTCCATCAAACGCAGGAACCCCAAAGCCAAAGTCATTCTGGCAGGCTGCGGTTCGCACTCCAAGGGGGAAGCGCTCTTCGAGGACCAGAAGGTTTTCGGTGTTATGGGCCATTCGGAGAAAGAGAACATCAACGAGATCCTCAAAAAAGAGACACGTTTTTATGAGATAGGGGACCTTGAGCATATCGATTCCACGATCGTCGAGGAGTTCGTAGGAAAAAGCCGGGCTTTTATCAAGATACAGGAGGGGTGTGACTTCAGATGCTCCTACTGTATCATTCCTGCTGTACGTGGCGATGCCAGATCACACAGAGAAGAGACTATTCTTGCACAGATCGGCAAGCTTGCCGCCAACGGTTTTGGAGAGTTCATTCTGACGGGAACCAATGTGGGCTCCTACGGACAGGACCATGACACATCCATGGCGAAACTGCTCAAGAAGATGAGTATGATACGCGGGGTACGGCGGATACGTATCGGGAGTCTTGAGCCTATTCAGATCGACGATGAGTTCATGGAACTTCTTTCTGAGCCCTGGATGGCGAAACACCTGCATATCGCGCTGCAGCATACCTCCGACAAAATGCTGGAGTTGATGAACCGCCGTAACCGTTTTGACAGCGATCTGGAACTTTTCCACAGGATCGCACAGAAAGGTTACGCTTTGGGCACGGACTATATTGTCGGGCATCCGGGAGAAGATGAAACAGCATGGCAGGAAGCGATCGCACGCGTCAAGGAACTGCCGTTGACCCATGTGCATGCCTTCTCCTACTCCAAACGTGACAATACCGCTTCGGCAATGATGAAACCTGAAGTACGTGGTAACATCGCCAAGGAACGCCACCGTGAACTCACAGAGATCGTCAAGGCGAAGAACTTTCTTTTCCGTCGTGAGCACAACAGCAACCTTGAAGTCCTTCTTGAGAGCGGTAAAGAGGGTATCTACAGCGGTTTTGATCAGTATTTTAACCGTGTTGAAGTACAAAGCGATGAAGACCTCAGTGCCAACTGGGTACTCCTGAACCAAGTGGAGGTGGGACGTGAAAGCAACAGAGCAAAACTCTAA